The following coding sequences are from one Eucalyptus grandis isolate ANBG69807.140 chromosome 11, ASM1654582v1, whole genome shotgun sequence window:
- the LOC104419611 gene encoding LOW QUALITY PROTEIN: phospholipase D delta (The sequence of the model RefSeq protein was modified relative to this genomic sequence to represent the inferred CDS: inserted 2 bases in 2 codons) gives MADLPPGHGVYLHGDLDLHIISACNLPNMDMVSGRLRRCLSACARPSRSSDPAPASPLRDRCDHDARCHGKVITSDPYVTVRVPHATIARTRILHNMQNPXWDQRFRIXLAHRAVDLEFRVKDSNLFCAQLIGTVNISAREIKSGEDISGSFPLRGPSAKPNSRLQLKLKFTPVEDNPVYKNGIAGDPNHLGVRHTYFPLRKGCGVRLYQDAHVIDKSLPEIEMNCECDRREKCWEDIGHAISEAHHLIYIVGWSVSYNIKLIRERTQTRRMPQGGDLTLGELLKYKSQEGVHVLLLIWDDKTSRDKHFVNKEGVMQTRDEETRDFFKNSSVNCVLVPRNASGKLGYIKQQVVGSMFTHHQKCVLVDTQALGNHRKITAFIGGIDLCDGRYDTPEHRLFHDLDTVFKDDIHNPTFPAGMKAPRQPWHDLHCRIEGPAAYDVLMNFEQRWRKATRWFSKGKKNQHDDSLFKIGRISWILSPTSTESHDSTSLSKDDHHDRITVVPEDNPDLYVSNENDHNNWHVQIFRSIDSGSVKGFPTKKKDVAEKQNLIVTKDAVVDRSIQTAYVQAIRSAQHFVYIENQHFLGSSYAWPSNNDAGADNLIPMELALKIASKIKANERFAVYIVIPMWPEGDPKSATVQEILFWQNQTMQMMYEVVARQLKQMALGDSHPQDYLNFYCLGKREDNSGQPSLDDAVSESYKSQRFMIYVHAKGMVVDDEYVLLGSANINQRSLTGTRDTEIAMGAYQPHHTCAKKEGHQRGQVYGYRMSLWAEHLRVVEKCFNEPGSLACVKRVNEIAGNNWNSYKNQGELQGHLLRYPIQVDKDGNVGPLPGSEEFPDVCGKVVGAHTTAIPDVLTT, from the exons ATGGCGGATTTGCCTCCGGGTCATGGCGTCTACCTCCACGGCGACCTCGACCTCCACATCATCTCCGCCTGCAACCTCCCCAACATGGACATGGTCTCCGGCCGCCTCCGCCGGTGCCTCTCCGCCTGCGCCCGGCCTTCCCGCTCCAGCGACCCCGCCCCCGCCTCCCCACTCCGGGACCGCTGCGACCACGACGCCCGCTGCCACGGGAAGGTCATCACCTCCGACCCCTACGTCACCGTCCGCGTCCCCCACGCCACCATCGCCCGTACTCGCATCCTCCACAACATGCAGAACC GGTGGGACCAGCGGTTCCGCA CCCTGGCTCACCGCGCCGTCGACTTGGAGTTCCGCGTGAAGGACAGCAACCTCTTCTGCGCGCAGCTGATCGGCACTGTTAATATCTCGGCGCGGGAAATCAAATCTGGCGAGGACATCTCGGGTTCCTTCCCGCTGAGGGGACCCTCAGCGAAGCCGAATTCCCGCCTCCAGCTCAAGCTGAAGTTCACGCCCGTGGAGGATAACCCGGTGTACAAGAACGGCATTGCCGGAGATCCTAATCATCTGGGAGTGAGGCACACTTATTTCCCCTTGAGAAAAGGGTGTGGCGTCAGGCTGTATCAGGACGCTCATGTGATCGATAAATCGTTGCCTGAGATTGAGATGAATTGTGAATGTGATAGGCGTGAGAAGTGTTGGGAGGATATTGGTCACGCCATATCTGAGGCTCACCATTTGATATATATTGTTGGTTGGTCGGTTTCTTATAATATTAAGCTCATTAGAGAGCGTACCCAGACCCGGCGAATGCCGCAAGGCGGGGACTTGACGCTCGGTGAATTGCTCAAGTATAAGTCCCAAGAGGGGGTGCACGTTTTGTTGTTGATTTGGGATGATAAGACTTCGCGTGACAAGCATTTTGTTAACAAG GAAGGGGTGATGCAGACACGTGATGAAGAAACTCGAGATTTTTTCAAGAATTCATCAGTGAACTGCGTGCTGGTGCCGCGTAATGCCAGCGGTAAACTTGGCTATATTAAACAGCAG GTTGTTGGATCCATGTTCACACACCATCAAAAATGCGTCCTGGTGGACACCCAGGCGTTGGGTAATCACCGAAAAATAACTGCATTTATTGGAGGAATTGATCTCTGTGACGGTCGATATGATACACCAGAGCATCGGCTATTTCACGATCTTGACACTGTTTTTAAGGATGACATTCACAATCCTACATTTCCT GCTGGAATGAAAGCTCCAAGACAACCGTGGCACGACTTGCACTGCCGGATTGAAGGGCCTGCTGCATATGATGTACTGATGAACTTTGAGCAACGTTGGAGGAAAGCAACAAGATGGTTttccaaagggaaaaaaaatcagcatgatgattccttatttaaaataggCCGTATCTCTTGGATATTGAGTCCTACATCGACTGAGTCACATGATAGCACATCTCTTTCAAAGGATGACCACCATGATCGTATTACAGTAGTGCCTGAGGACAACCCAGATCTCTATGTCTCTAACGAAAATGATCACAATAACTGGCATGTTCAG ATTTTCCGGTCGATTGATTCTGGATCAGTCAAAGgatttccaacaaaaaagaaagatgttGCTGAAAAGCAG AATCTTATAGTTACAAAAGATGCAGTAGTAGACAGAAGCATTCAGACAGCTTACGTTCAGGCAATCAGATCTGCTCAACATTTTGTATATATTGAAAATCAGCATTTTCTGGGATCATCCTATGCGTGGCCGTCGAATAATGATGCAG GAGCTGATAACCTCATTCCGATGGAGTTGGCCCTGAAGATTGCTAGCAAAATTAAAGCAAATGAGAGATTTGCTGTATACATTGTCATACCGATGTGGCCTGAAGGGGATCCCAAGTCAGCTACAGTCCAAGAGATTCTCTTTTGGCAG AACCAGACCATGCAAATGATGTACGAAGTTGTTGCACGTCAACTGAAGCAAATGGCGCTCGGTGATTCTCATCCTCAGGACTACCTTAATTTTTACTGTCTTGGTAAAAGGGAAGATAATTCTGGTCAACCTTCTCTAGATGATGCG GTTTCAGAATCGTACAAGTCCCAGCGATTTATGATATATGTTCATGCTAAAGGGATGGTTGTGGATGATGAGTACGTCTTATTGGGATCAGCAAATATCAACCAAAGATCATTGACTGGTACCAGAGATACTGAGATTGCCATGGGTGCATATCAGCCCCATCACACCTGTGCAAAAAAGGAGGGGCATCAGCGTGGTCAG GTATATGGATACAGAATGTCCCTGTGGGCAGAGCATCTTAGGGTTGTGGAAAAATGCTTTAATGAGCCTGGCAGTCTAGCATGTGTGAAGAGGGTGAATGAGATAGCTGGAAATAACTGGAACAGCTACAAGAATCAAGGCGAGTTGCAGGGCCACCTTCTCCGGTACCCCATACAGGTGGACAAAGATGGGAATGTCGGGCCATTGCCAGGATCCGAGGAGTTTCCTGATGTCTGCGGCAAAGTTGTCGGTGCTCATACCACTGCAATCCCTGATGTTCTAACAACTTAG
- the LOC104419613 gene encoding LOW QUALITY PROTEIN: phospholipase D delta (The sequence of the model RefSeq protein was modified relative to this genomic sequence to represent the inferred CDS: inserted 2 bases in 1 codon; deleted 1 base in 1 codon): MAGSPPDGPVYLHGDLDLRIISASDLPNMDMVTGRLRWCFSACARPPRSPDPDPDPASLPIHRSDDDDGPHHAKIITSDPYVTVCVPHATVARTRVLHNTQDPEWDQWFCIPLAHPVDYLEFRVKDNDLFGAQVIGTVKISAREIMEKRVISRSFPLSGPSAKQNSALKLQLTFTPVEENEVYRIGIAGDPKHQGVRQTYFPLRKGSGLTLYQDAHVIDGSLPEIKLDSDAGGVYRREKCWEDICHAISEAHHLIYIVGWSVSHKIKLIREHTQTRPLPQDGDLTLGELLKYKSQEGVRVLLLIWDDKTSHKKYFINMEGVMQTHDEETKDFFKHSSVNCVLAPRNPSSKLGYIKQQVVGSMFTHHQKCILVDTQASGNYRKITAFIGGIDLCDGRYDTPEHRLFXNLDTVFKDDFHNPTFPAGMKAPRQPWHDLHCRIEGPAAYDVLINFEQRWRKATRWKDFSLFVKGKKHWHDDSLLKIGRISWILSPPSTDLHDSTRSLSKENRHERTTVVPEDNPDIYVSKEDDHNNWHVQIFRSIDSGSVKGFPKKKKEVAGKQNLIDAKDVVVDRSIQTAYIQAIRSAKNFVYIENQYFLGSSYAWPSHNDAGADNLIPMELALKIASKIKANERFAVYIVIPMWPEGDPKSATFQEILFWQNQTMQMMYRVIASQLKQTSLKDCHPQDYLNFYCLGKREVNSGQRSPNNAVSESYNSKRFMIYVHAKGMVVDDEYVLLGSANLNQRSLAGTKDTEIAMGAYQPHHTCAKKEGHPRGQVYGYRMSLWAEHLGVVEECFNEPGSPACVKRVKEIAGKNWNSYKNQGELQGHLLQYPIDVDQHGNVGPLPGSEEFPDVGGKVVGAHTAAIPDVLTT; encoded by the exons ATGGCGGGTTCGCCTCCAGATGGGCCCGTCTACCTCCACGGCGACCTCGACCTCCGCATCATCTCCGCCTCCGACCTCCCCAACATGGACATGGTCACCGGGCGCCTCCGCTGGTGCTTCTCCGCCTGCGCCCGGCCTCCCCGCTCCCCGGACCCGGACCCCGACCCGGCCTCGCTGCCCATCCACCgcagcgacgacgacgacggcccCCACCACGCCAAGATCATCACCTCCGACCCCTACGTCACCGTCTGCGTCCCCCACGCCACCGTTGCCCGCACTCGCGTCCTCCACAACACGCAGGACCCCGAGTGGGACCAGTGGTTCTGCATTCCCCTGGCTCACCCCGTCGACTACTTGGAGTTCCGCGTGAAGGACAACGACCTCTTTGGCGCGCAGGTGATCGGCACTGTTAAGATATCGGCGCGGGAAATCATGGAAAAAAGGGTCATCTCCCGTTCGTTCCCACTAAGTGGACCCTCGGCGAAGCAGAATTCCGCTCTCAAGCTCCAGCTGACGTTCACGCCCGTGGAAGAGAACGAGGTGTACCGCATTGGCATTGCTGGAGATCCGAAGCATCAGGGAGTGAGGCAGACTTATTTCCCCTTGAGAAAAGGGAGTGGCCTCACGCTGTATCAGGACGCTCATGTGATTGATGGGTCGTTGCCTGAGATTAAGTTGGATAGCGATGCTGGAGGGGTTTATAGGCGTGAGAAGTGTTGGGAGGATATTTGTCACGCCATATCCGAGGCTCACCATTTGATATACATCGTTGGTTGGTCGGTTTCTCATAAAATTAAGCTCATTAGAGAGCATACCCAGACCCGGCCATTGCCGCAAGATGGGGACTTGACGCTCGGTGAATTGCTCAAGTATAAGTCACAGGAGGGGGTGCGCGTTTTGTTGTTGATTTGGGATGATAAGACTTCGCACAAAAAGTATTTTATTAACATG GAAGGGGTGATGCAGACACATGATGAAGAAACTAAAGATTTTTTCAAGCATTCATCAGTGAATTGTGTGCTGGCCCCGCGTAATCCCAGCAGTAAGCTTGGCTATATTAAACAGCAG GTTGTTGGATCAATGTTCACACACCATCAAAAATGCATCCTGGTGGACACCCAGGCGTCGGGTAATTACCGAAAAATAACTGCATTTATAGGAGGAATTGATCTCTGTGACGGTCGATATGATACACCCGAGCATCGGCTATT CAATCTTGACACTGTTTTTAAGGACGACTTTCACAATCCTACATTTCCT GCTGGAATGAAAGCTCCAAGACAACCATGGCATGACTTACATTGCCGGATTGAAGGGCCTGCTGCATATGATGTACTGATAAACTTTGAGCAACGTTGGAGGAAAGCAACAAGATGGAAAGATTTCAGTCTCtttgtcaaagga aaaaaacattggCATGATGATTCCTTACTTAAAATAGGCCGTATCTCTTGGATATTGAGTCCTCCATCAACTGATTTACATGATAGCACCAGatctctttcaaaggaaaaccGCCATGAGCGTACTACGGTAGTGCCTGAGGACAACCCCGATATCTATGTCTCTAAAGAAGATGATCATAATAACTGGCATGTTCAG ATTTTCCGGTCTATTGATTCTGGATCAGTCAAAGGAtttccgaaaaaaaagaaagaagttgctGGAAAGCAG AATCTTATAGATGCAAAAGATGTAGTAGTAGACAGGAGCATTCAGACAGCTTACATTCAGGCAATCAGATCTGctaaaaattttgtatatattGAAAATCAGTATTTTCTGGGATCATCGTATGCATGGCCATCGCATAATGATGCag GAGCTGATAACCTCATTCCGATGGAGTTGGCCCTGAAGATTGCTAGCAAAATTAAAGCAAATGAGAGATTTGCTGTATATATTGTCATACCGATGTGGCCTGAAGGGGATCCCAAGTCAGCTACATTTCAAGAGATTCTCTTTTGGCAG AACCAGACCATGCAAATGATGTATCGAGTCATCGCAAGTCAACTGAAGCAAACGTCACTTAAAGATTGTCATCCTCAGGACTACCTTAATTTTTACTGTCTTGGTAAAAGGGAAGTTAATTCTGGTCAACGTTCTCCAAATAATGCG GTCTCAGAATCGTACAATTCCAAGCGATTTATGATATATGTTCACGCTAAAGGAATGGTAGTGGATGATGAGTATGTCTTATTGGGATCGGCAAATCTTAACCAAAGATCATTGGCTGGCACCAAAGATACTGAGATTGCCATGGGTGCATATCAGCCCCATCACACCTGTGCGAAAAAGGAGGGGCATCCACGTGGTCAG GTATATGGATACAGAATGTCCCTGTGGGCAGAGCACCTTGGGGTAGTGGAAGAATGCTTTAATGAGCCTGGCAGTCCAGCATGTGTGAAGAGGGTGAAGGAGATAGCCGGAAAGAACTGGAACAGCTACAAGAATCAAGGCGAGTTGCAGGGCCACCTTCTCCAGTACCCCATAGACGTGGACCAACATGGGAATGTCGGGCCATTGCCAGGATCTGAGGAGTTTCCTGATGTCGGCGGCAAAGTCGTCGGTGCTCATACCGCTGCAATCCCTGATGTTCTAACAACTTAG
- the LOC104419610 gene encoding ankyrin repeat domain-containing protein, chloroplastic has protein sequence QPTSGCHSLKVFDSQKKLNCLSPPSGSSLEWQKDIIEEEPIIGDCVVFEDGIFEDPYLQGETNLDNFIPPKRKGKKRLDEVETENLVPENWREVQAEINITKKDRRKIAQELEFGRTVEKKKQGYLPLRAVNLEEYKAYKEAKLAQLKPVVLDSPSSFQAKEEDEEANAGAEKELQSERAVPRNPRWEVYGRGLEDVTEFFNSGNYEPGKKTEGPRKLFTKEEKVLLNGRIPDLAAATSDKWLPLHTLAASGEFYLMNALLKHNVDINAVDKDGLSALHKAIIGKKQAIMNYLLRESANPFMCDKEGATLMHYAVQTASSQAIKILLLYNIDINLQDNDGWTPLHLAVQSRRTDVVRLLLIKGADKTIKNQDGMTPLDLCLHSGRDLRTYELIKLLKQLPKSRPSCRESE, from the exons CAACCTACCTCCGGTTGCCATTCTCTCAAagtattcgattcccaaaaaaAGCTGAACTGTCTTTCACCTCCCTCTGGATCCTCACTAGAATGGCAAAAGGACATCATTGAGGAAGAACCTATAATTGGTGACTGTGTTGTATTTGAAGATGGTATCTTTGAAGACCCATACCTCCAAGGTGAAACCAACCTCGACAACTTTATTCCACCTAAACGCAAAGGCAAAAAGAGGTTAGATGAAGTTGAAACTGAAAACTTAGTGCCAGAAAATTGGAGAGAGGTGCAAGCAGAGATTAACATTACAAAGAAAGATAGGCGCAAGATCGCACAGGAATTAGAGTTTGGTCGCACagtggagaagaaaaaacaaggtTACCTGCCTTTAAGGGCTGTGAATTTAGAAGAATATAAAGCTTACAAGGAGGCGAAGTTGGCACAGTTGAAACCAGTGGTTCTTGACAGTCCTTCTAGTTTTCAAGCgaaagaagaggatgaggaGGCTAATGCAGGCGCAGAAAAAGAGTTGCAAAGTGAAAGAGCGGTGCCACGGAATCCAAGATGGGAAGTTTATGGGAGGGGCTTGGAGGATGTTACTGAATTTTTCAATAGTGGAAACTATGAACCTGGTAAAAAAACTGAAG GTCCACGCAAGCTGTTTACTAAGGAAGAAAAGGTTCTGCTGAACGGACGGATTCCTGACCTGGCTGCTGCCACATCT GACAAATGGCTACCCTTACACACATTGGCTGCATCAGGAGAGTTTTACCTTATGAATGCTTTGCTGAAACACAATGTTGATATCAATGCTGTAGATAAG GATGGTTTGAGTGCACTTCACAAAGCAATTATAGGCAAGAAGCAGGCAATTATGAACTATCTTTTGAGAGAATCTGCTAATCCGTTTATGTGCGATAAG GAAGGGGCTACATTGATGCACTATGCTGTCCAAACAGCATCGAGTCAGGCGATAAAGATTCTTCTTCTGTATAACATTGACATAAACCTGCAGGATAAT GATGGATGGACACCATTGCATCTTGCTGTCCAATCTCGACGAACTGATGTGGTGAGACTTTTATTAATCAAGGGAGCTGATAAGACAATAAAAAACCAG GATGGCATGACTCCGCTCGACCTTTGTCTACATTCTGGCCGAGACTTGAGGACTTACGAGCTCATCAAGTTACTGAAGCAGCTTCCCAAGTCGCGTCCATCATGCCGTGAGAGTGAATGA
- the LOC104419609 gene encoding bifunctional nuclease 2 isoform X2 — translation MLAAHPCVRAISGHGAAEQSRAGRLTIAAPCTSSPLRASVRPRGGRSRCRGGGGVKSRPVSCRSSRGSPGGGSSCPDDGDGYGYGDDDGDYLQASLLLAETISHYRMRRRGYQVDVRSQLSSQLHPFAVKARGPSVDQGFLHRFQSPTIFLKIVCDGDFLLPIVVGEFAIEKLIDALRSGEDGDCADQFDFVKDLTDKVGFEIKMVRITQRVANTYFARLYFSKVPIYVNKQIVLRDAIGFSYGTGRTRDRKPVYDVLLDSASDGPDALAEELHIVKNMNLAIKEERYNDAALWRDKLMKLRKSKA, via the exons atgcTCGCGGCTCATCCGTGCGTCCGCGCGATCTCCGGCCACGGCGCCGCCGAGCAGTCGCGCGCCGGCCGGCTGACGATCGCGGCTCCATGTACTTCCTCTCCCCTCCGCGCGTCGGTCCGGCCGCGGGGAGGGAGGAGTCGgtgccgcggcggcggcggcgtcaaGTCCCGGCCCGTTTCGTGCAGGTCGTCCCGCGGGAGCCCCGGCGGCGGATCGAGCTGccccgacgacggcgacggctaCGGctacggcgacgacgacggcgactaCCTCCAGGCCTCTCTCCTCCTCGCAG AAACCATTTCTCACTACCGTATGCGGAGGAGAGGATATCAAGTAGATGTGAGGAGTCAATTATCAAGCCAGTTGCATCCATTTGCAGTTAAAGCAAGGGGTCCTAGTGTAGATCAAGGTTTCCTTCACCGATTTCAGAGTCCTACAATTTTTCTTAAGATTGTTTGTGATGGAGATTTCCTGCTACCCATTGTTGTAG gAGAATTTGCAATTGAAAAACTAATTGATGCCCTTCGCAGTGGTGAAGATGgg GACTGTGCagatcaatttgattttgtgAAGGATCTTACAGACAAAGTTGGTTTTGAA ATAAAGATGGTAAGGATCACACAAAGAGTGGCAAACACTTACTTTGCCAGATTGTATTTCAGCAAG GTGCCAATATATGTAAATAAGCAAATTGTCCTCAGAGATGCTATCGGATTTAGCTATGGAACAGGGAGAACGCGTGACAGAAAACCAGTCTATGATGTCTTACTTGACAG TGCTTCAGACGGTCCAGATGCACTGGCTGAAGAACTTCATATAGTCAAAAACATGAATCTAGCTATCAAAGAGGAACGATACAATGATGCAG CCTTGTGGAGAGATAAACTAATGAAGCTTCGTAAATCAAAGGCGTAA
- the LOC104419609 gene encoding bifunctional nuclease 2 isoform X1 yields the protein MLAAHPCVRAISGHGAAEQSRAGRLTIAAPCTSSPLRASVRPRGGRSRCRGGGGVKSRPVSCRSSRGSPGGGSSCPDDGDGYGYGDDDGDYLQASLLLAETISHYRMRRRGYQVDVRSQLSSQLHPFAVKARGPSVDQGFLHRFQSPTIFLKIVCDGDFLLPIVVGEFAIEKLIDALRSGEDGDCADQFDFVKDLTDKVGFEIKMVRITQRVANTYFARLYFSKSGKDDVLSVDVRPSDAINVAYRCKVPIYVNKQIVLRDAIGFSYGTGRTRDRKPVYDVLLDSASDGPDALAEELHIVKNMNLAIKEERYNDAALWRDKLMKLRKSKA from the exons atgcTCGCGGCTCATCCGTGCGTCCGCGCGATCTCCGGCCACGGCGCCGCCGAGCAGTCGCGCGCCGGCCGGCTGACGATCGCGGCTCCATGTACTTCCTCTCCCCTCCGCGCGTCGGTCCGGCCGCGGGGAGGGAGGAGTCGgtgccgcggcggcggcggcgtcaaGTCCCGGCCCGTTTCGTGCAGGTCGTCCCGCGGGAGCCCCGGCGGCGGATCGAGCTGccccgacgacggcgacggctaCGGctacggcgacgacgacggcgactaCCTCCAGGCCTCTCTCCTCCTCGCAG AAACCATTTCTCACTACCGTATGCGGAGGAGAGGATATCAAGTAGATGTGAGGAGTCAATTATCAAGCCAGTTGCATCCATTTGCAGTTAAAGCAAGGGGTCCTAGTGTAGATCAAGGTTTCCTTCACCGATTTCAGAGTCCTACAATTTTTCTTAAGATTGTTTGTGATGGAGATTTCCTGCTACCCATTGTTGTAG gAGAATTTGCAATTGAAAAACTAATTGATGCCCTTCGCAGTGGTGAAGATGgg GACTGTGCagatcaatttgattttgtgAAGGATCTTACAGACAAAGTTGGTTTTGAA ATAAAGATGGTAAGGATCACACAAAGAGTGGCAAACACTTACTTTGCCAGATTGTATTTCAGCAAG TCAGGGAAAGATGATGTCCTAAGTGTAGATGTTCGTCCATCAGATGCCATAAATGTGGCTTATAGGTGCAAG GTGCCAATATATGTAAATAAGCAAATTGTCCTCAGAGATGCTATCGGATTTAGCTATGGAACAGGGAGAACGCGTGACAGAAAACCAGTCTATGATGTCTTACTTGACAG TGCTTCAGACGGTCCAGATGCACTGGCTGAAGAACTTCATATAGTCAAAAACATGAATCTAGCTATCAAAGAGGAACGATACAATGATGCAG CCTTGTGGAGAGATAAACTAATGAAGCTTCGTAAATCAAAGGCGTAA